A single window of Enoplosus armatus isolate fEnoArm2 chromosome 22, fEnoArm2.hap1, whole genome shotgun sequence DNA harbors:
- the ndufb2 gene encoding NADH dehydrogenase [ubiquinone] 1 beta subcomplex subunit 2, mitochondrial, which translates to MSSFGRALGVLRAGSRLLGRGPQRITTRKAGGGPHIEPQYRQYPQITKKQKFESELISGAMWFWILWHCWHDPDAVLGHFPWPDASEWTDEELGIPADDEE; encoded by the exons ATGTCTTCTTTTGGAAGGGCGCTGGGAGTCCTTCGGGCAGGAAGCCGGCTCCTTGGACGCGGCCCACAAAGGATAACGACCAGAAA gGCTGGTGGTGGACCGCACATTGAGCCACAGTACAGGCAATATCCCCAGATAACGAAGAAACAGAAATTTGAGTCAGAGCTCATCAGCGGTGCCATGTGGTTTTGGATCCTTTGGCACTGTTGGCATGATCCTGATGCAGTCCTG GGTCACTTCCCCTGGCCTGATGCTTCCGAATGGACCGATGAGGAGCTTGGTATCCCGGCAGATGACGAGGAATAA